The Sardina pilchardus chromosome 24, fSarPil1.1, whole genome shotgun sequence nucleotide sequence GGCCCATCATGGCCTATGACCACCGCGTCTGCTCATTACGCTTCTGGTTTCCCCATGATGTTCTTATGGTCTTGCGAGTAGGCTATGCAAGGGTCAATGCTCAAAGGGTGTGTAGTGTTAAAAGTCTGTCGGCTGTTCTGGAGTTTTCCCATTTTGTGCTCAAATGTCGTTGGACGTTGTACCTTTGCTCTTGCGACCGGGTAAAGGGAAGGCGGACTTGCTCTGGGGTTGCGTCAGGCGGCTGGTGAGGGTGGTAAATGGCTCGATCAGGGAACTGCGCTCGGCCACGCTCACTTCCCAGAGTTTCACCTTCTCGCCCCTTGCCCACTGTTGTGCCACGTCTGATTCCACCTTACGACGTTCGCGTAAGTCGCTCTTGTTCCCCAGCACGATGACCGTCACCTACCATCCAAAAACAGGGTGGTCACTAAGCACATTCTTTCATGCTTTCATTGTTGCTATTGATTGTCATGTACAACATCTTCATCATAATGTTCACCTACATAGAACAAATATGTGGGTGTTAGGCAcaatgacacagagagagaataatagAGTATAATAAAGCCGCATACCTCCTTCTTGTCCCTGGATTTATCGATTTCCTTCTTAAGAGCATCGACTTTCTTAAAAGACTCTAAACTGTCAACACTGTACACTAGCACAAACCCATCGGCCACGGAGAAATAATGTTTGGGTAAATCAACACCATCATGGAGCCCTCTGGTGTCGTATAGACGCAACTGCTCTCTCACGCCACGGTCTGTCTCGACTGAGGCAACGTACACATCCTCCTGGGTTTGGTTCG carries:
- the nkiras1 gene encoding NF-kappa-B inhibitor-interacting Ras-like protein 1, which codes for MGKGCKVVVCGLASVGKTAILEHLLYGNHVVGTESNQTQEDVYVASVETDRGVREQLRLYDTRGLHDGVDLPKHYFSVADGFVLVYSVDSLESFKKVDALKKEIDKSRDKKEVTVIVLGNKSDLRERRKVESDVAQQWARGEKVKLWEVSVAERSSLIEPFTTLTSRLTQPQSKSAFPLPGRKSKGTTSNDI